A section of the Anabaena cylindrica PCC 7122 genome encodes:
- a CDS encoding filamentous hemagglutinin N-terminal domain-containing protein, with protein MRVRPFLLMVTTGLLTPEILLTAIFLWSCGALAKPTVGITQVTSDGTTNTIVNASGNNSNILNGIEKGNNLFHSFSNFSVPTGGSATFDLTNTPNITTIFSRVTGGNVSNIDGLIRTLNSSNPVSLFLMNPAGIMFGQNASLNIGGSFVGTTANSIKFADGTEFSAVNPTQPPLLTMSVPVGLQMGSNAGGIQVQGTPANNFLRTPTLSIAPNQTLALIGGQVDINSANISAPDSRVELWAMQNGTVNISTSGNWQLASLSSSPTWGNITLQQSSYINTSGAIGGAINIRGRGLTLQDGSNIESSTGENGQGQGINVQATEFVDLLGISHPNNVTFPGLSTSVKGSEATAGNTTIDTQRLRLANGGAINSFNLGIDFSTFTPINNAKTGDIKVHATDVEIIGYGPFRSPSTGNSFPGSVIGTLILGGQQNESGSITVEAERVRLLDGGGISTDLFGAFSPVTGKAGDISVTATQSLDIRGTNPDNGTSAIISSILTGAVGQGGNVIINTGQLALTNGGTISSQITGSPNAAIAGRGTAGNITIQATDVQVSDPVVDLLGNAPSGITVAIGQNSTGKGGNISLTADNLRVFNGGQITSSTDGNGAAGNVNLQVNNITVEGNSQPLTDDRILPSTITAASTTTSDAGSVNLVVDKLNVLDHGQISVSNIGGGNSGNLLINANRIKLEQGGSLLSEVSAGDRGNLTLNTDVLLMRYGGEISTNATGTATGGNISINAPIIIGLENSDITANAIEGAGGNIDIQTQGLFGLEFRDQLTPDSDITASSQFGISGTVQINNFGVDPSSGLVELPENVTDPSQQIATGCSDNSGSSFVATGRGGLPQNPNQQTRRDVYDRLHLSTWSDIRDISAYRGNSASAQIPQSAKSLISATSWHRNTQGKIELIADQSPIQVQQPLTCAAVLKP; from the coding sequence ATGAGAGTTAGACCCTTTCTATTGATGGTAACAACTGGGTTATTAACTCCAGAAATATTGCTTACAGCAATATTTCTATGGAGTTGCGGTGCATTGGCGAAGCCGACTGTAGGTATAACTCAAGTCACATCTGATGGTACTACTAACACCATTGTTAACGCCAGTGGCAATAATTCTAATATCCTTAATGGTATTGAAAAAGGTAATAATTTATTTCATAGTTTCAGTAACTTCTCAGTACCTACAGGTGGTTCAGCAACCTTTGATTTAACTAACACCCCAAATATTACAACTATATTTAGCCGGGTGACAGGTGGAAATGTTTCCAATATTGATGGGTTAATTCGCACGCTCAATAGTAGTAACCCGGTGAGTTTATTTTTAATGAATCCGGCGGGGATTATGTTTGGGCAAAATGCCAGTTTGAATATTGGCGGCTCATTTGTTGGTACGACTGCCAATAGTATTAAGTTCGCAGATGGTACAGAATTTAGTGCTGTAAATCCAACTCAACCACCCTTATTAACCATGAGCGTACCTGTGGGTTTGCAGATGGGAAGTAATGCGGGAGGGATACAAGTTCAAGGTACACCTGCCAACAATTTCCTACGGACACCGACATTATCGATCGCACCGAATCAAACGTTGGCTTTGATTGGGGGACAAGTGGATATCAATAGTGCCAACATTTCTGCGCCGGATAGCCGTGTGGAATTGTGGGCGATGCAAAATGGTACAGTGAATATATCCACCTCTGGTAACTGGCAATTGGCGAGTTTATCTTCATCGCCAACATGGGGCAATATTACCCTGCAACAATCGTCCTATATCAATACGAGTGGGGCGATTGGGGGTGCGATCAACATCCGGGGGCGGGGGTTAACCCTTCAAGATGGCTCAAATATAGAATCTTCTACTGGTGAAAATGGTCAAGGACAGGGTATCAATGTCCAAGCTACAGAATTTGTCGATTTACTGGGTATTTCTCATCCCAATAATGTTACTTTTCCAGGTTTAAGCACCAGTGTAAAAGGGAGTGAAGCAACTGCTGGAAATACCACGATTGACACCCAACGATTACGCCTTGCCAATGGAGGAGCGATCAACTCCTTTAACCTTGGTATTGACTTTTCGACTTTCACGCCGATCAACAATGCCAAAACAGGGGACATCAAAGTTCATGCCACCGATGTAGAAATTATTGGTTATGGGCCATTCCGCAGTCCAAGTACAGGAAACTCCTTTCCAGGAAGTGTAATTGGAACGCTTATTCTAGGAGGACAACAGAATGAAAGTGGTTCAATTACGGTAGAGGCTGAACGAGTACGGCTGCTAGATGGGGGAGGTATCAGCACCGATTTGTTTGGTGCTTTCTCCCCTGTAACTGGCAAAGCTGGGGATATTTCCGTGACGGCAACTCAAAGCCTCGATATTCGTGGTACAAACCCTGACAATGGTACCAGTGCGATCATCAGTTCAATTCTAACCGGGGCGGTTGGTCAAGGGGGCAATGTGATAATTAACACGGGTCAACTCGCTCTCACCAACGGTGGAACCATCTCCAGTCAAATTACAGGCAGTCCAAATGCTGCGATCGCAGGCAGAGGCACAGCAGGGAATATCACGATCCAAGCCACTGATGTGCAGGTTAGCGATCCCGTGGTTGATCTTCTTGGTAACGCCCCCAGTGGTATCACTGTAGCGATAGGGCAGAATTCCACAGGCAAGGGAGGCAATATTAGCTTGACAGCAGACAATCTGCGCGTCTTCAATGGTGGACAAATTACCTCATCGACAGATGGCAATGGTGCAGCAGGTAATGTCAACTTGCAAGTCAACAATATAACCGTAGAGGGTAATTCCCAACCCTTAACTGATGATCGCATTCTCCCAAGTACCATTACTGCTGCTTCTACTACCACCTCTGATGCTGGTTCAGTTAATCTAGTGGTAGATAAACTCAATGTTCTTGATCATGGGCAAATTTCCGTTAGTAATATAGGTGGCGGTAATTCAGGCAACTTGCTCATTAATGCCAACCGCATCAAGCTAGAACAAGGAGGCAGTCTGCTTTCAGAAGTTTCCGCAGGCGATCGCGGTAATCTGACTCTCAATACTGATGTTCTGCTAATGCGTTATGGCGGTGAAATTAGTACCAATGCCACAGGTACAGCTACAGGCGGCAATATCAGCATCAATGCACCGATTATTATTGGTTTAGAAAACAGCGATATTACTGCCAATGCTATTGAAGGGGCTGGTGGGAATATTGATATTCAAACTCAGGGTTTATTTGGACTAGAATTCCGCGACCAACTCACCCCGGACAGTGATATTACAGCTAGTTCCCAATTTGGCATTAGTGGTACTGTGCAAATTAATAATTTTGGAGTTGACCCCAGTTCTGGTTTAGTGGAATTGCCAGAGAATGTGACAGACCCATCCCAACAAATAGCGACAGGTTGTTCTGATAATAGTGGCAGCAGTTTTGTGGCCACAGGACGGGGTGGATTACCACAAAATCCCAATCAACAAACCAGACGTGATGTCTACGATAGACTACACCTAAGCACTTGGTCTGATATCCGCGACATCTCTGCATATCGTGGAAATAGTGCATCAGCACAAATACCCCAATCGGCCAAATCTCTGATCTCAGCTACCTCTTGGCATCGTAACACCCAAGGCAAAATTGAGTTAATTGCCGATCAATCTCCCATCCAGGTGCAACAACCATTAACCTGTGCTGCTGTTCTTAAGCCCTAA